The following are encoded together in the Deltaproteobacteria bacterium PRO3 genome:
- a CDS encoding isovaleryl-CoA dehydrogenase, whose product MAQERNIPLYQPRDFYEEEPFFQNLMRRYLPEAEYAWAQEYLSGMGRLSAREFSPRVLPSDRRRPQHIPYDPAGKRIDKIEYDESYLAIARQAYEFGIIGLGHSPEFIKQGRVYTALLKFGVGYLFSQAGSVLYCPICMTDGTLQVLKRHGSKELQEKWIPRLTRMDYEAMYDGAMYLTEVQGGSDVGANSCRARLEDGEWRLYGEKWFCSNIGSRTALVLARPEGAPEGTRGLGLFLLPRDLESGERNRIRVDRVKNKLGTCEMATAEITLEGALAYPVGDLAKGFSYMTDMLNLSRIYNAVWSIGLMRRAFLEAQHYARGRLAFGKPIAEYPLVARTLQLMESDAQQATALVFETLNFMDHLERGQGGPKDEAMLRLLTPVIKFFTAEKAIEAGHRAIEIFGGNGCVEDFPVAKLLRDAQILAIWEGTANVLSLDLLRVLKKSDAGEVFFEDAAQKIAALKNPQRQELFRRESKQLRDKIRALLAGEDGCGGELACRDVAWDLALFAQELYRAALD is encoded by the coding sequence ATGGCCCAAGAAAGAAACATCCCGCTTTACCAACCCCGCGATTTTTACGAAGAAGAACCGTTTTTTCAAAACCTGATGCGGCGCTACCTGCCCGAGGCCGAATACGCCTGGGCCCAGGAATACCTGTCCGGCATGGGGCGCCTCTCGGCCCGGGAATTCAGTCCCCGGGTGCTCCCCAGCGATCGCCGGCGTCCGCAGCACATCCCCTACGACCCCGCCGGAAAGAGGATAGATAAAATCGAGTACGACGAGAGCTACCTGGCCATCGCCCGCCAGGCCTACGAATTCGGCATCATCGGTCTGGGACATTCGCCGGAATTCATCAAGCAAGGCCGGGTCTATACCGCCCTGCTCAAGTTCGGCGTCGGCTACCTCTTCTCCCAAGCGGGTTCGGTGCTCTATTGCCCGATCTGCATGACCGACGGGACCTTGCAGGTCTTGAAGCGGCACGGCTCCAAGGAGCTGCAGGAAAAATGGATCCCCCGCCTCACCCGCATGGATTATGAAGCGATGTACGACGGGGCGATGTACCTGACCGAAGTGCAGGGCGGCTCGGACGTCGGCGCCAACAGCTGCCGCGCCCGGCTCGAAGACGGCGAGTGGCGCCTCTACGGCGAGAAGTGGTTCTGCTCGAATATCGGCTCGCGCACCGCGCTGGTCCTGGCCCGGCCCGAAGGGGCGCCCGAGGGGACGCGCGGCTTGGGCCTCTTCCTGCTGCCGCGCGACCTGGAGAGCGGCGAGCGCAACCGCATCCGCGTCGACCGCGTCAAGAACAAGCTGGGCACCTGCGAGATGGCCACGGCCGAGATCACCCTGGAAGGCGCCCTCGCCTATCCGGTCGGCGACCTCGCCAAGGGTTTTTCCTACATGACCGACATGCTGAACCTCTCGCGCATCTACAACGCGGTGTGGTCCATCGGCCTGATGCGCCGGGCCTTTCTCGAGGCCCAGCACTACGCCCGCGGCCGCCTGGCCTTCGGCAAGCCGATCGCGGAATACCCGCTGGTCGCCCGCACCCTCCAGCTCATGGAATCGGACGCCCAACAGGCCACGGCCTTGGTCTTCGAGACGCTCAACTTCATGGACCACCTCGAGCGCGGCCAAGGCGGCCCCAAAGACGAGGCCATGCTCCGGCTGCTCACTCCGGTGATCAAGTTCTTCACCGCCGAAAAAGCCATCGAGGCCGGGCACCGCGCCATCGAGATCTTCGGCGGCAACGGCTGCGTCGAGGACTTCCCGGTCGCCAAGCTGCTGCGCGACGCGCAGATCCTGGCGATCTGGGAGGGCACGGCGAACGTCCTCTCCCTCGACCTCCTGCGGGTCCTGAAGAAATCCGACGCGGGCGAGGTCTTCTTCGAGGACGCCGCACAAAAAATCGCCGCCTTGAAGAACCCGCAGCGGCAAGAACTCTTCCGCCGCGAGTCCAAACAGCTGCGCGACAAAATCCGAGCGCTGCTCGCGGGCGAGGACGGTTGCGGCGGCGAGCTGGCCTGCCGGGACGTGGCCTGGGACTTGGCGCTCTTCGCGCAGGAGCTGTACCGGGCGGCGCTGGACTAG